A section of the Meles meles chromosome 8, mMelMel3.1 paternal haplotype, whole genome shotgun sequence genome encodes:
- the FAM111A gene encoding serine protease FAM111A, which translates to MSPKKRRSQIAFDEKRNMKIEHYFSRVNKNQGNNSSIPQMKMGARKGPKDITNTQAQGPKDQTGPPKKTIYITLAMNPRKHVLTHSEGDSLYAALNTLKAVKKEIKTQQGKEMLVRGTEGIKGYINLGMPLSCFPESCHVLITFAQSRSRQKEGSPVFGRHDKISPDCVKFYIHVIGKRKKRIVKLWHLHKEGYKLCVYAFKGETIKDAVCKDGRFLSFLEKEDWRLIKNHDSILESTQTVDNIEGELFEIEVEKRTGFGARASQNLESEERNTSVLREEIVAQYPSLQRESGKIRDNFKKKLEKKKSKASLFKLHKVTFGKLTKNSTPVKMHKLLSHLSDSVGYLSWDNNGNRGSATCFVFNNLFILTCRHVVNNIVGEGIDSSRWADIIGQCVRVTFSYEGPPEKEENCFFVEPWFRVSDATLDYAVLQLKANGQRVPLGLCSRIGPAPSSGLIYIIGHPYGEAKSSDACTVIPLEQRVEKFQEHPQPRGGEGSSDDMQYIHMYTQRSFQKIAYDPDVITYDTSFYFGASGSPVFDAKGSLVAMHTAGFTYNRQIGLSYIIEFGCTMESILLDMTRNHGQWFTEECINQPNAEECVSPQDVEMVSDED; encoded by the exons ATGAGCCCAAAGAAGCGCAGGTCACAGATCGCATTCGATGagaagagaaatatgaaaattgAGCACTATTTCTCTCGG gtgaATAAAAACCAGGGGAATAATTCCAGTATTCCTCAAATGAAGATGGGTGCTAGAAAAGGTCCAAAAGATATAACTAACACCCAGGCTCAAGGACCCAAAGACCAGACCGGGCCCCCAAAGAAGACAATTTACATCACCTTGGCTATGAACCCCAGAAAACATGTGCTCACACACAGTGAGGGGGATAGCTTATACGCAGCGCTCAACACTTTAAAGGCtgtcaagaaggaaataaaaactcagCAGGGTAAAGAGATGCTGGTGCGTGGCACGGAAGGCATCAAAGGATACATCAATCTTGGGATGCCCCTCAGTTGCTTTCCTGAAAGCTGCCACGTGCTAATCACATTTGCCCAGAGTAGAAGTAGGCAGAAAGAAGGGAGCCCGGTATTTGGCCGGCATGACAAGATATCCCCTGACTGTGTCAAATTTTATATTCATGTgattgggaagagaaagaagaggataGTCAAGCTCTGGCATCTTCACAAAGAAGGTTACAAACTCTGTGTCTACGCTTTCAAAGGAGAAACCATCAAGGACGCGGTGTGCAAAGATGGCAGGTTTCtctcctttctggagaaagagGACTGGAGACTCATCAAAAACCATGACTCCATTCTAGAAAGCACGCAGACTGTTGACAACATAGAAGGCGAGCTCTTTGAGATTGAAGTTGAAAAAAGAACGGGCTTTGGAGCAAGGGCTTCTCAGAATTTGGAATCAGAGGAACGAAACACCTCTGTGTTGAGAGAAGAAATTGTGGCTCAGTACCCCAGTTTGCAGAGAGAAAGTGGAAAAATCAGAGACAACTTcaagaaaaaattggaaaagaaaaagagcaaagcttCATTATTTAAACTGCATAAAGTAACCTTTGGGAAACTGACAAAAAACTCTACCCCAGTTAAAATGCACAAACTTCTTTCTCATCTCAGTGACTCAGTTGGGTACCTGTCGTGGGACAACAATGGAAATAGGGGTTCTGCCACctgctttgtttttaataacttgTTCATTTTAACTTGTCGACACGTAGTAAATAACATTGTAGGAGAAGGAATAGACTCAAGTAGGTGGGCAGACATAATTGGTCAGTGCGTAAGAGTGACGTTTAGTTACGAAGGGCCCCCGGAGAAAGAAGAGAACTGCTTTTTCGTTGAGCCTTGGTTTAGGGTATCTGATGCAACTCTCGATTATGCAGTTCTGCAACTGAAGGCCAATGGACAGAGGGTACCTTTGGGACTCTGTTCTAGAATTGGTCCTGCGCCATCTAGTGGGCTCATCTATATCATCGGCCACCCGTATGGAGAGGCAAAGTCCAGTGATGCTTGCACTGTGATCCCTCTGGAGCAGCGAGTGGAGAAATTTCAGGAACATCCTCAGCCTAGAGGGGGAGAGGGTAGCAGCGATGACATGCAATATATCCATATGTACACTCAAAGAAGCTTCCAGAAAATAGCTTACGATCCTGATGTGATTACCTATGACACTTCTTTTTACTTTGGGGCTTCTGGCTCCCCAGTGTTTGATGCAAAAGGTTCATTAGTAGCCATGCATACTGCTGGCTTCACTTATAATCGCCAAATTGGGTTATCTTATATCATTGAGTTTGGCTGTACCATGGAATCCATCCTCCTTGATATGACGCGAAACCATGGGCAGTGGTTTACAGAAGAATGTATAAATCAGCCAAATGCAGAAGAATGTGTCAGTCCGCAAGATGTGGAAATGGTGAGTGATGAGGATTGA
- the FAM111B gene encoding serine protease FAM111B has translation MNSMKPEENKSFTATENGQSSRPEDSKDTVLTQTCVGPPAAHTLSDSKGRSSLVKLKSEVKHEASVEIQNPDLNTSKKCFFTFSLNKCSGKSDLSVFTAHGKLTENIYSALRANGNFSKRMEKHLNKNIFVYEKNTIGGYVNLGMPLKCLPENAHFNITPGPKKSDPEDDQILRQCENPNMECILFHVVSAGRNVKKILKIKEVYEKGSTLCIYALKGETIEEAIIKDGRFRSDLDEFEWEVREGHQKIHGKQSLVDEVSGKTLEMDIFKKRVSKGTPKKIKQNENANDETSPRNQIKSEIKEHEPEDVEANREKTAPSQNLAHDIAGKKRRTIFRIGNYYRNYYRSRLIRSHWKNNSRQRPRPHVVMQHVIKQAIPRTATDLWLKNCQLLDKSIMDQYPNLKEEALRMRKYFRDEQRRTKLTSFQQFSVYKKYFGKVTENSTSVATCEDLLHLSESVGIMMWDNNGNTGNGTCFVFNHGYIFTCRHVIHFMVGEGTHPRFWPDIISKCAKVSFTYKRFHPINVDWYDLEPWCEVSDGPLDYAILKLSKNGNRFPPGLFGRISSPPPSGLIYIIGHPEGQVKKIDGCAVVPVNQRLERYPEQHQGEVVGPHAATYNAFSMFTQRSFLPEVCTTNTLSYDTCFSSGSSGSPVFNAFGKLVAMHTVGHFYRRGGRDYAIIEFGYSMCSILDDVKQKNERLYEFLIEENNENHNENDNKQELFQSDQTLPMEH, from the exons ATGAACTCCATGAAGCCTGAAGAAAACAAGTCATTCACTGCTACAGAAAATGGCCAGAGTAGCAGACCTGAAGATTCAAAG GATACTGTCTTGACGCAGACGTGTGTTGGACCACCtgctgctcacactctctctgacaGTAAAGGACGTAGCAGTCTCGTTAAGCTAAAAAGTGAAGTCAAGCATGAAGCATCTGTAGAAATTCAGAATCCAGACCTGAACACcagtaaaaaatgtttttttactttttcgtTGAATAAATGCTCCGGGAAATCAGACCTTAGTGTGTTTACAGCACATGGTAAACTCACAGAGAATATCTACTCAGCCCTGAGAGCAAATGGCAATTTCAGtaaaaggatggagaagcatcttaaTAAGAACATCTTTGTTTATGAAAAGAATACAATAGGCGGATATGTAAATTTAGGAATGCCTCTCAAGTGCCTACCTGAAAATGCCCATTTTAATATAACACCTGGTCCAAAAAAGAGTGACCCGGAAGATGACCAGATACTACGCCAGTGTGAAAATCCGAACATGGAatgcattctttttcatgtggttTCTGCTGGAAGGAATGTAAAGAAGATTCTCAAGATCAAGGAAGTTTACGAAAAAGGAAGTACACTTTGTATCTATGCCTTAAAGGGTGAGACTATCGAAGAAGCTATAATCAAGGATGGCCGATTTCGCTCTGACCTTGACGAATTTGAATGGGAAGTAAGGGAAGGTCAtcagaaaattcatggaaaacagTCCCTGGTGGATGAAGTATCTGGAAAAACCTTAGAAATGGACATTTTTAAGAAACGTGTCAGTAAAGGTAcccctaaaaaaattaaacagaatgaaAATGCCAATGATGAAACCAGTCCCCGGAATCAGATAAAGTCTGAGATCAAAGAACATGAACCAGAAGATGTAGAGGCCAACAGAGAAAAAACTGCCCCATCTCAGAATCTAGCACATGATATTGCAGGTAAAAAACGACGCACAATTTTTAGAATTGGGAATTATTATAGGAATTATTATAGGAGTCGTCTCATCAGAAGTCACTGGAAGAATAACTCAAGACAGAGGCCAAGGCCCCATGTGGTTATGCAGCATGTTATTAAGCAAGCTATCCCGAGGACAGCAACTGACCTCTGGCTAAAGAATTGCCAGTTGTTGGACAAAAGTATAATGGATCAATACCCAAATTTGAAGGAGGAAGCACTTCGGATGAGAAAGTATTTTCGGGATGAACAGAGGAGAACCAAACTGACAAGCTTTCAACAGTTCAGCgtatataaaaagtattttggAAAAGTGACTGAAAATTCGACTTCAGTGGCCACCTGTGAAGATCTTCTCCATCTTAGTGAGTCAGTTGGGATCATGATGTGGGACAATAATGGAAACACAGGGAATGGTACTTGCTTTGTCTTCAATCATGGTTATATTTTCACCTGTCGGCATGTAATACATTTTATGGTGGGAGAAGGCACACATCCAAGGTTTTGGCCAGATATAATAAGCAAATGTGCAAAGGTATCTTTTACTTATAAACGGTTCCACCCTATCAATGTTGATTGGTATGACCTTGAGCCATGGTGTGAAGTGTCTGATGGACCTCTAGATTATGCCATTTTAAAGCTAAGCAAAAATGGAAATAGATTTCCTCCAGGCCTGTTTGGACGAATTTCCTCTCCACCGCCTAGTGGTTTGATTTATATAATTGGTCACCCAGAAGGCCAGGTCAAGAAAATAGATGGCTGCGCTGTGGTTCCTGTAAATCAGCGGTTAGAGAGGTACCCAGAACAGCACCAAGGTGAGGTGGTAGGACCCCATGCTGCCACTTACAATGCTTTCTCCATGTTCACCCAACGAAGTTTCCTACCAGAAGTCTGTACCACTAACACACTTAGCTATGATACCTGTTTTTCCAGTGGGTCCTCTGGCTCCCCGGTGTTTAATGCATTTGGTAAATTAGTTGCTATGCACACTGTTGGGCATTTTTATAGGCGTGGAGGTAGAGACTATGCCATTATTGAATTTGGCTATTCTATGTGTTCAATTCTTGATGATGTTAAACAGAAGAATGAGAGGTTGTATGAATTCTTAATCGAAGAGAACAACGAGAACCATAATGAAAATGATAACAAACAAGAGTTGTTTCAGTCTGATCAGACTCTACCCATGgaacactag